The Tepidibacter aestuarii genome contains a region encoding:
- a CDS encoding GerAB/ArcD/ProY family transporter, translating to MQKEIISDKQGISLIVLFIVGSSSVFIMGMKAKQDLWLAIILAILMALPMALIYARLHSLFSDKDLYDIIEICFGKFIGKIIILILTCFFFYWASDVTVNYGDFIWSISLDKTPIIVPMIVFLVICGWGAKQGIEVLGRWSDLFVIVPIVALFISLTSSIPKMNIGNIYPIFGSGFKAILRGSLNSFSFPFSQILAFSIVFSSFNKKQSPYNIYIKGLTIGGVILFFLSLISLLVLGVDTAGKRYYASYTAASLINIGATLTSIEIYISTTFLLGGFIKIGVLLLCVCKGIMKLFDCSDYRFIITPITLLAMNLTFFQYESVMHYYEFQTDVWFYFVFPFQVFFPIILWITAEIRNKNSKHESSRML from the coding sequence ATGCAAAAAGAAATTATTTCTGATAAACAAGGTATTTCTCTTATAGTTTTATTTATTGTAGGTTCATCCTCTGTTTTTATAATGGGCATGAAAGCTAAACAAGATCTATGGTTAGCTATTATTTTAGCAATACTTATGGCTCTGCCCATGGCACTTATATACGCTAGATTACATTCTCTTTTTTCGGATAAAGATCTATATGATATTATTGAAATTTGCTTTGGTAAATTTATCGGCAAAATAATTATACTAATATTAACTTGTTTTTTCTTTTATTGGGCTTCAGATGTTACTGTTAATTATGGAGATTTCATATGGTCAATTTCTCTTGATAAAACACCTATCATTGTACCAATGATAGTATTTTTAGTTATTTGCGGTTGGGGAGCAAAACAAGGAATTGAGGTTCTAGGGAGATGGAGTGATCTTTTTGTAATCGTTCCTATTGTTGCTTTATTTATTTCATTGACTTCATCAATCCCAAAGATGAATATAGGCAATATTTATCCTATTTTCGGTAGTGGGTTTAAAGCAATTTTAAGAGGTTCACTTAATTCATTTTCATTTCCTTTTAGTCAAATACTAGCTTTTTCTATTGTTTTTTCAAGTTTTAATAAAAAACAATCTCCTTACAATATATATATTAAAGGATTAACTATAGGAGGAGTAATATTATTTTTCTTATCTTTAATCAGCCTTCTAGTACTCGGAGTAGATACCGCAGGCAAAAGATATTACGCTTCATATACAGCTGCGTCCTTGATAAATATTGGAGCTACACTTACGAGTATAGAAATATATATATCTACAACATTTTTATTAGGTGGTTTTATTAAAATAGGAGTATTGTTGTTATGTGTTTGTAAAGGAATTATGAAATTATTCGATTGCTCAGATTATAGATTTATTATAACACCTATTACATTACTAGCAATGAATCTAACTTTCTTTCAATATGAAAGTGTGATGCATTATTACGAATTTCAAACAGATGTATGGTTTTATTTCGTTTTCCCGTTTCAAGTGTTTTTCCCTATCATCCTTTGGATTACTGCAGAGATAAGAAATAAAAATTCTAAACATGAATCTAGTAGAATGTTATAA
- the sufD gene encoding Fe-S cluster assembly protein SufD, whose product MIKWKRLGIDSLSIPDFKDYTKDFIDFKDFDSNIIFKNISTDFENIDEFADYINLDEKFGVDSKLVTLAQTFYNSGALIYAHKNTKSKKPIYLNYSLDKSNSILMDHNVIVADENSEISVIMDYNTEDESSAFHNGVTKIFVKDNAKVNIVKIQRLNHSSSNFDSNIAIVKNRGSIDWITVELGSELSASSLVTNLNGDNSNANLSSIYFGDENRKLDLSYTMNHFGIRSNSDIDSRGALKDKAQKVFRGNLDFKEGSTKSKGSEKEYVTLLDSSVKSDSIPILFCQEDDVEGEHSASAGQLSEEKLMYIMSRGLSEKEAKKLIVSASFNPIIDKIDDDNIKNIIDDYLVKRLSNE is encoded by the coding sequence ATGATTAAGTGGAAAAGACTCGGAATAGACAGTTTATCAATACCTGATTTTAAAGATTACACTAAAGATTTTATTGATTTTAAAGACTTTGATTCAAATATAATTTTTAAAAATATATCCACTGATTTTGAGAATATAGATGAATTTGCAGATTATATTAATTTAGATGAAAAGTTTGGAGTTGATAGTAAACTTGTTACACTAGCACAAACTTTTTATAACTCAGGAGCTTTAATATATGCTCATAAAAATACTAAATCTAAGAAACCTATATATTTAAATTATTCTCTAGATAAATCAAATTCAATACTTATGGATCATAATGTTATTGTTGCAGATGAAAACAGCGAAATATCTGTAATTATGGACTATAATACAGAAGATGAATCTAGTGCATTTCACAATGGGGTTACTAAGATATTTGTAAAAGATAATGCAAAAGTAAATATAGTTAAAATTCAACGCTTGAACCATAGCTCTTCTAACTTTGACTCAAATATTGCTATAGTCAAAAACAGAGGAAGTATAGACTGGATTACAGTCGAACTAGGATCAGAACTTTCAGCTTCAAGCCTTGTAACTAACCTAAATGGAGATAATAGTAATGCAAACTTAAGCTCTATATATTTTGGTGATGAAAATAGAAAGCTTGATTTAAGCTATACAATGAACCACTTTGGTATAAGAAGTAACAGTGATATAGATTCAAGGGGAGCTTTAAAAGATAAAGCTCAAAAAGTATTTAGAGGAAACTTAGATTTTAAAGAAGGATCAACTAAATCTAAGGGAAGCGAGAAAGAGTATGTTACTTTGCTCGATTCTAGTGTAAAATCAGATTCTATTCCTATTTTATTTTGTCAAGAGGATGATGTTGAAGGAGAGCATTCAGCAAGTGCAGGTCAATTAAGTGAGGAGAAGTTAATGTATATTATGAGTAGAGGTCTTAGTGAAAAAGAAGCAAAAAAACTTATTGTAAGTGCATCATTTAATCCTATAATAGACAAAATTGATGATGACAATATTAAGAATATAATAGATGATTATCTAGTTAAGAGGCTTTCAAATGAATAG
- a CDS encoding DUF6305 family protein, with protein sequence MKSNILKFIVFICILIILAILSNTSRIQVNDDKYVLPSLPRPIAKDKVLITSAGQSTDTYIVKDIANKLMIHNFFMPQAENLDLEGINTVVFVVGYSAIGENLHDLSYEEEKKRIEDLIQKLKYRDITIITMFIGDRENKNKETDEFLDLTCKYADYVIGTQNNNNNRSLVELAKKYNFPLTIVEDVTGLSEPFASAFR encoded by the coding sequence ATGAAATCTAATATATTAAAATTTATAGTTTTTATATGTATTTTAATAATACTTGCTATACTTTCAAACACTTCAAGAATTCAAGTAAATGATGATAAATACGTTTTACCTTCTCTTCCAAGACCTATAGCAAAGGACAAGGTATTAATAACTTCTGCTGGTCAAAGTACGGATACTTATATTGTAAAGGATATTGCAAATAAGCTTATGATCCATAATTTTTTTATGCCTCAGGCAGAAAATTTAGATCTTGAAGGTATAAATACCGTTGTATTTGTAGTAGGGTATAGTGCTATTGGTGAAAATCTACATGATCTAAGCTATGAAGAAGAGAAAAAACGTATAGAGGATTTAATTCAAAAGCTTAAATATAGGGATATAACTATAATAACCATGTTTATTGGTGATAGGGAGAATAAAAATAAAGAAACCGATGAATTTTTGGACTTAACGTGCAAATATGCTGACTATGTAATAGGTACTCAAAATAATAACAATAACAGGTCTTTGGTAGAGCTTGCAAAAAAGTATAATTTTCCTCTTACAATAGTTGAGGATGTAACGGGTTTATCAGAGCCTTTTGCATCGGCATTTAGGTAG
- a CDS encoding ABC transporter substrate-binding protein, protein MIKIKSHSVIIGIIVIVALIVSFNFENKLSGGEILNSQKSKNLIIARSSDSISLDPAITTDMESFKVCVNIYDTLVKYEKNGDEIVPSLSESWKTSEDGLTWVFKLRKNIRFHDGSDFNAHAVQFNFERWMNVDNPYHIGSFSYWSYNFGQFPGLIKSVTALSDYSLEIVLNEPYSPFLSTLTMPAFGIASPDSIMKYNESFREHPVGTGPFEFKYWDKGNEIVLKKNYNYWGNIIKLDEVVFSVVHSSKKRLELLEEGKIDIADNLTPNEVDRINKNEDLDLYLKPFFNIGYLAMNNQKKPFDNEKVREAVGHLIDKDKMVKEVFNDLARPANSFIPPIIWAYNEDIKSLDYSVDKAKQLLKQAGYPNGFDTTLWVMEAPRAYFPDTMGLAMFIKESLLKANIKVEVITYSWDEYIEKIKEGEHSLALIGWTGDHIDPDSFLYTFFASDNRKTELTSNYSFYKNKDVDKLLKQARQATDREFRKNIYRKLQKIINEDTPAIPLVHTMPIMGASKKVKGYTPHLTGEERLEDVYLISN, encoded by the coding sequence ATGATAAAGATTAAGAGTCATAGTGTAATTATTGGAATAATAGTGATTGTAGCTTTAATCGTAAGCTTTAATTTTGAAAATAAACTATCAGGAGGAGAAATTTTAAATTCTCAAAAAAGTAAAAATCTTATTATAGCAAGGTCTAGTGACTCTATTAGTTTAGATCCTGCGATAACAACGGATATGGAATCTTTTAAGGTTTGTGTAAATATATATGATACATTGGTTAAATACGAAAAAAATGGTGATGAGATAGTTCCATCCCTCTCTGAAAGCTGGAAAACAAGTGAAGATGGTCTGACTTGGGTATTTAAGCTGAGAAAAAATATTAGATTTCATGATGGTTCAGACTTTAATGCTCATGCTGTTCAGTTTAATTTTGAAAGATGGATGAATGTGGACAACCCGTATCACATAGGTTCTTTCAGCTATTGGAGCTATAACTTTGGTCAGTTTCCTGGATTAATAAAGAGTGTAACTGCACTTTCTGATTATTCCCTTGAAATAGTGTTAAATGAGCCGTATTCTCCTTTTTTAAGCACTCTTACAATGCCTGCATTTGGGATTGCAAGTCCTGACTCTATAATGAAGTATAATGAAAGTTTTAGAGAACATCCTGTTGGAACAGGTCCTTTTGAGTTTAAATATTGGGATAAAGGAAATGAGATTGTATTGAAGAAGAATTATAATTATTGGGGCAATATTATCAAGTTAGATGAAGTGGTATTTAGTGTCGTTCATTCGAGTAAAAAGAGACTGGAATTACTTGAAGAAGGAAAGATAGATATTGCAGATAATTTAACACCTAATGAAGTTGATAGAATAAATAAAAATGAAGATTTAGATTTATATTTAAAGCCTTTTTTTAATATAGGGTATTTGGCTATGAATAATCAAAAGAAGCCTTTTGATAATGAAAAGGTAAGAGAGGCCGTAGGACACTTAATAGATAAGGATAAAATGGTTAAAGAGGTATTTAATGATTTGGCAAGACCTGCAAACTCATTTATCCCTCCTATAATTTGGGCATATAATGAGGATATTAAATCTCTAGATTACAGCGTAGACAAAGCAAAACAATTGCTTAAACAAGCAGGATATCCAAATGGGTTTGATACAACTCTTTGGGTTATGGAGGCTCCTAGAGCATATTTCCCAGATACAATGGGTTTAGCAATGTTTATAAAAGAGAGCCTTTTAAAAGCAAATATTAAGGTTGAAGTTATTACTTATTCATGGGATGAGTATATTGAAAAAATCAAAGAGGGAGAACATAGTTTGGCTCTTATAGGGTGGACTGGAGACCATATTGATCCAGACAGTTTTTTATATACTTTCTTTGCGTCTGATAATAGAAAAACTGAGCTTACTAGTAATTATTCTTTTTATAAAAATAAAGACGTTGATAAATTATTAAAACAAGCTCGTCAGGCTACAGATAGAGAGTTTAGAAAGAATATTTACAGAAAATTACAAAAGATTATTAATGAGGATACTCCCGCTATACCGCTTGTACATACTATGCCTATAATGGGTGCATCTAAAAAGGTAAAAGGCTACACTCCTCATCTTACAGGTGAAGAAAGATTGGAAGATGTTTATTTAATATCTAATTAA
- the sufC gene encoding Fe-S cluster assembly ATPase SufC: MKDLLLEINNLETKIDEKSILKGINLKINKGEIHVLMGPNGAGKSTLSNVLMGHPRHTITNGDILFENELINDLKVDERAKKGIFLSFQYPEEIPGITVENFLRTAKSSITGKNYKIMEFRKIIKEKMKMLDMKEEYLTRYLNEGFSGGEKKKNEILQMAILQPKLAILDETDSGLDIDAIKTVSNGVKSLANEDNSILIITHYNKILDYLKPDFVHVLMDGKIIKTGDISLAEEIEKNGYENLRKIV, from the coding sequence ATGAAAGATTTGCTTTTAGAAATAAATAATTTAGAAACAAAAATAGATGAAAAAAGTATTTTAAAGGGTATTAACCTAAAGATAAACAAAGGTGAAATACATGTACTTATGGGACCTAATGGTGCTGGAAAATCTACTTTATCAAATGTTTTAATGGGTCATCCTAGACATACTATAACAAATGGGGATATCTTATTTGAAAATGAACTCATTAATGATTTAAAGGTAGATGAAAGAGCTAAAAAAGGTATATTTTTATCTTTTCAATATCCAGAAGAAATTCCTGGTATCACGGTTGAAAACTTTTTAAGAACTGCAAAGTCGTCTATAACAGGCAAAAATTATAAGATTATGGAATTTAGAAAAATTATAAAAGAAAAAATGAAAATGCTTGATATGAAAGAAGAATATCTAACTAGATATTTAAACGAAGGCTTTTCAGGTGGTGAAAAGAAAAAAAATGAAATACTTCAAATGGCTATTTTACAACCAAAATTAGCTATATTAGATGAAACAGATTCAGGTCTTGATATTGATGCAATAAAAACAGTATCTAACGGTGTAAAATCTTTAGCAAATGAAGATAACTCTATATTAATCATAACTCACTACAACAAGATATTAGATTATTTAAAGCCTGATTTTGTACACGTTTTAATGGATGGAAAAATAATAAAAACCGGAGATATTAGTTTAGCTGAGGAAATTGAGAAAAATGGTTATGAAAACCTAAGAAAAATAGTTTAG
- the sufB gene encoding Fe-S cluster assembly protein SufB: MERKKTNIADIDRGIYDIKNKFSYSYKTDKGLTPEIIKKISDQKNEPTWMRDFRLKSLEIYNQKPIPTWGADLSDLDINNITAYIKPETNMKHDWKDVPNDIKETFDTLGIPKAEQESLAGVGAQYDSEVVYHNLKKELVEQGVIYTDMETALRDYEDIVKEYFMKLVPANDHKFAALHGAVWSGGSFVYVPKGVHVDIPLQSYFRLNAPGAGQFEHTLIIVEEGASLHFIEGCSAPKYSVTNLHAGCVELFVKENARLRYSTIENWSRNMYNLNTKRAVVEKNGLIEWVSGSFGSKVSMLYPMSILKGERARAEFTGITFASSGQYLDTGAKVVHAAPYTTSNINSKSISRDGGYAFYRGLLKVSKNAHHSKSTVSCESLMLDNKSKSDTLPIIELRNDDIDIGHEAKIGRISDEAIYYLMSRGISEEEAKAMIVRGFVEPIAKELPLEYAVELNNLINIELEGTIG, translated from the coding sequence ATGGAAAGGAAAAAGACCAATATAGCCGATATAGATCGAGGTATTTACGATATTAAAAACAAATTTAGCTACAGCTACAAAACAGATAAGGGTCTAACCCCTGAAATTATAAAAAAAATCTCAGATCAAAAAAATGAGCCTACATGGATGAGAGATTTCAGATTGAAATCTTTAGAAATATATAATCAAAAGCCTATACCAACTTGGGGTGCTGACTTATCTGACCTAGATATAAATAATATAACAGCATATATAAAACCAGAAACAAATATGAAACACGACTGGAAAGATGTTCCCAATGATATAAAAGAAACATTCGATACTCTTGGTATCCCAAAAGCTGAACAAGAGTCACTTGCAGGGGTTGGTGCCCAATATGACTCTGAGGTTGTATACCATAATTTAAAGAAAGAACTAGTAGAACAAGGTGTAATATATACAGATATGGAAACTGCTCTTAGAGATTATGAAGATATTGTAAAAGAGTACTTTATGAAGCTCGTTCCTGCAAATGACCATAAATTTGCAGCTCTTCACGGAGCGGTTTGGTCTGGTGGTTCTTTTGTATATGTTCCTAAAGGAGTTCATGTTGATATTCCTCTACAATCTTACTTTAGATTAAATGCTCCTGGTGCAGGTCAGTTTGAACACACTTTGATTATTGTAGAAGAAGGTGCAAGTCTTCATTTTATAGAGGGTTGTTCTGCACCTAAATATTCTGTAACAAACTTACATGCTGGATGCGTTGAATTATTCGTAAAAGAAAATGCTAGATTAAGATATAGTACTATAGAAAATTGGTCAAGAAATATGTACAACTTAAATACCAAAAGAGCTGTTGTTGAAAAGAATGGATTAATAGAATGGGTATCTGGATCATTTGGTTCAAAAGTTTCTATGCTCTACCCTATGAGCATTTTAAAAGGAGAAAGAGCTAGGGCCGAATTTACCGGTATAACATTTGCAAGTTCAGGTCAATATCTTGACACTGGTGCAAAAGTTGTTCATGCAGCTCCTTATACTACATCTAATATTAATTCAAAATCTATTTCACGAGACGGTGGATACGCATTTTATAGAGGCCTTTTAAAAGTATCTAAAAATGCTCATCATTCAAAATCTACAGTATCATGCGAATCATTAATGCTAGATAATAAATCTAAATCAGATACACTACCTATTATAGAGCTTAGAAATGATGATATAGATATAGGTCATGAGGCAAAAATCGGAAGAATTAGCGATGAAGCTATTTACTACCTTATGAGTAGAGGTATTTCTGAAGAAGAGGCTAAAGCTATGATTGTTAGAGGGTTTGTTGAACCTATAGCTAAAGAGCTTCCTTTAGAGTATGCCGTTGAATTGAACAATTTAATTAATATTGAACTAGAAGGTACTATAGGATAG